In the Molothrus aeneus isolate 106 chromosome 28, BPBGC_Maene_1.0, whole genome shotgun sequence genome, one interval contains:
- the TMEM101 gene encoding transmembrane protein 101: protein MAAGRGWRRRALRLLTAGGGVLLTRFPFWHCFSGLLLCAERADLRRKPDIPVPYLYVDMGVAVLCASFMSFGVKRRWFALGAALQLAVATYAAHVGGHVHYGDWLKVRMYSRTIAIIGGFLILASGAGELYRQKPRSRSLQSTGQVFLGIYLICQAYSLQHSTEDRLAYLDHLLGGELALQLLFLLYGLLALAFLSGYYVRTAAQVLAVLLPLAILLIDGNLGYWHALRRVEFWNQMKLIGQNVGIFGAVVILATDG, encoded by the exons ATGGCGGCGGGCCGCGGGTGGAGGCGGCGGGCGCTGCGCCTGCTGACGGCGGGCGGCGGCGTCCTGCTCACCCGCTTCCCCTTCTGGCACTGCTTCAGCGGGCTCCTGCTGTGCGCCGAGCGCGCCGACCTGCGCCG GAAGCCGGACATCCCAGTGCCCTACCTGTACGTGGACATGGGCGTGGCCGTGCTCTGTGCCAGCTTCATGTCCTTCGGGGTCAAGCGGCGCTGGTTCGCCCTGGGGGCcgccctgcagctggcagtggCCACCTATGCTGCCCACGTCGGGGGGCACGTGCACTACGGAGACTGGCTCAAG GTGAGGATGTACTCGCGCACCATCGCCATCATCGGCGGGTTCCTGATCCTGGCCAGCGGGGCTGGGGAGCTGTACCGGCAGAAACCCCGCAGCCGCTCCCTACAGTCCACGGgccaggtgtttctgggcatctacCTCATCTGCCAG GCCtactccctgcagcacagcaccgAGGACCGCCTGGCCTACCTGGACCATCTGCTGGGGGGCgagctggccctgcagctgctcttcctgctctacgggctgctggccctggcctTCCTCTCGGGGTACTACGTGAGGACAGCGGCCCAGGTGCTGGccgtgctgctgcccctggccaTCCTGCTCATCGACGGCAACCTGGGCTACTGGCACGCGCTGCGCCGCGTCGAGTTCTGGAACCAGATGAAGCTCATCGGCCAGAACGTCGGCATCTTCGGGGCCGTGGTCATCCTGGCCACCGATGGATGA